From Lagenorhynchus albirostris chromosome 15, mLagAlb1.1, whole genome shotgun sequence, one genomic window encodes:
- the ZNF12 gene encoding zinc finger protein 12 isoform X2: MNQPLGPVSFKDVAVDFTQDEWQQLDPEQKTTYRDVMLENYSHLVSVGCHIIKPEVITKLEKGEEPWIVGGEFLLQSYPEEDWEAHDLIEGAQENEDKHSRQTESVNNKTLIEERGNVFGKTFNVETNPVPSRKISCKCDSCGKSLKSTSEYISSDGSYARMKPDECSACGKSLLHVKLEKTHLGDKPYEFNQNREAYALNEGSIYQNIHILEKPFEYMEYQKAFQKGTVFVNHMEEKPYKWNESEIAFLQMSNLSVHQRAHMEVKPYECNACGKSFCKKSKFIIHQRTHTGEKPYECNQCGKSFCQKGTLTVHQRTHTGEKPYECTECGKTFYQKLHLIQHQRTHSGEKPYECSYCGKSFCQKTHLTQHQRTHSGERPYVCHDCGKTFSQKSALNDHQKIHTGVKLYKCNECGKCFCRKSTLTTHQRTHTGEKPYECNECGKFFSRLSYLTVHYRTHSGEKPYECNECGKTFYLNSALMRHQRVHTGEKPYECNECGKLFSQLSYLTIHHRTHSGVKPYECNECGKTFYQNSALCRHRRIHKGEKPYECYICGKFFSQMSYLTIHHRIHSGEKPYECTECGKTFCQNSALNRHQRTHTGEKAYECYECGKFFSQMSYLTIHHRIHSGEKPFECNECGKAFSRMSYLTVHYRTHSGEKPYECNECGKKFYHKSAFNSHQRIHRRGNMNVLDVGRLL; this comes from the exons ATGAATCAGCCCCTG GGGCCAGTGTCATTCAAGGACGTGGCTGTGGACTTCACCCAGGATGAGTGGCAGCAGTTGGACCCTGAGCAGAAGACAACCTACAGggatgtgatgctggagaactaCAGCCACCTCGTTTCTGTGG GGTGTCACATTATCAAACCGGAAGTTATCACCAAGttggagaaaggagaagagcCATGGATAGTGGGAGGAGAATTCCTACTTCAGAGTTACCCAG AAGAAGACTGGGAAGCCCATGATCTGATAGAGGGAGCCCAGGAAAATGAAGACAAACATTCAAGGCAAACCGAATCTGTCAACAACAAAACCCTGATTGAAGAGAGAGGTAATGTTTTTGGTAAGACTTTTAATGTGGAAACAAACCCTGTTCCTTCAAGAAAAATATCCTGTAAATGTGACTCATgtggaaaaagtttaaaatctacTTCAGAATATATTAGTAGTGATGGAAGCTATGCAAGAATGAAGCCGGATGAATGTAGTGCATGTGGGAAATCTCTTCTCCATGTTAAGCTTGAAAAAACCCATCTAGGAGATAAACCTTATGAATTTAATCAAAATAGGGAGGCTTATGCTCTAAATGAAGGAAGTATTTATCAGAACATTCATATTTTAGAGAAACCCTTTGAATATATGGAATATCAGAAAGCCTTTCAAAAGGGTACAGTGTTTGTTAATCATATGGAGGAGAAGCCCTACAAGTGGAACGAATCTGAAATAGCCTTTCTCCAAATGTCAAACCTCAGTGTGCACCAGAGAGCTCATATGGAAGTGAAGCCCTATGAATGCAATGCATGTGGGAAGTCCTTCTGTAAAAAGTCAAAATTTATTATACACCAGAGGactcatacaggagagaaaccttatgaatgtaacCAATGTGGGAAATCCTTCTGCCAGAAGGGAACCCTCACTGTACATCAGCGAACACACACAGGGGAGAAGCCCTATGAATGTACTGAATGTGGGAAAACTTTCTACCAGAAGTTACACCTCATTCAACATCAGAGAACTCACTCAggagagaagccctatgaatGTAGTTATTGTGGAAAATCATTTTGCCAGAAGACACATCTCACACAACACCAGAGAACACATTCAGGAGAGAGACCCTATGTTTGTCATGACTGTGGAAAAACCTTCTCCCAGAAGTCAGCACTTAATGACCATCAGAAAATTCACACAGGCGTGAAACTCTATAAGTGCAACGAGTGTGGGAAATGTTTCTGCCGCAAGTCTACTCTGACTACACACCAGAGgacacacacaggagagaaaccctacgagtgcaatgaatgtgggaaattctTCTCTCGGTTGTCATATCTCACTGTACATTACAGAACTCATTCAggagagaagccctatgaatGTAACGAATGCGGGAAAACCTTCTACCTGAACTCAGCCCTCATGAGACATCAGAGAGtccacacaggagagaagccctatgaatgtaatgaatgtggaaagTTATTCTCCCAGTTGTCATACCTCACTATACATCATAGAACTCACTCAGGCgtgaaaccctatgaatgtaacgAATGTGGGAAGACCTTCTACCAGAATTCAGCCCTTTGTAGACATCGGAGAATACATAAAGGAGAGAAGCCTTATGAATGTTACATATGTGGGAAGTTCTTCTCTCAGATGTCATACCTCACTATACATCACAGAATTCATTCAggagagaagccctatgaatgtactgaatgtgggaaaaccttcTGCCAAAATTCAGCTCTTAATAGACATCAGAGaacacacacaggagagaaagcctATGAGTGTTATGAATGTGGGAAGTTCTTCTCTCAGATGTCATATCTCACTATCCATCATCGAATTCATTCAGGAGAGAAACCTTTTGAATGTAacgaatgtgggaaagccttctctCGGATGTCATACCTTACAGTACATTATAGAACTCATTCAGGAGAGAAGCCCTACGAATGTAACGAATGTGGGAAAAAATTCTACCACAAATCAGCCTTCAATAGCCATCAAAGAATTCACAGGAGAGGGAATATGAACGTACTTGACGTGGGAAGGCTTCTTTGA
- the ZNF12 gene encoding zinc finger protein 12 isoform X1 yields the protein MKTFTSLTNWTARRLLGNRVLVLVSLSGRALAGGLPASSCAGPPPLSQSCTLFQEQRKMNQPLGPVSFKDVAVDFTQDEWQQLDPEQKTTYRDVMLENYSHLVSVGCHIIKPEVITKLEKGEEPWIVGGEFLLQSYPEEDWEAHDLIEGAQENEDKHSRQTESVNNKTLIEERGNVFGKTFNVETNPVPSRKISCKCDSCGKSLKSTSEYISSDGSYARMKPDECSACGKSLLHVKLEKTHLGDKPYEFNQNREAYALNEGSIYQNIHILEKPFEYMEYQKAFQKGTVFVNHMEEKPYKWNESEIAFLQMSNLSVHQRAHMEVKPYECNACGKSFCKKSKFIIHQRTHTGEKPYECNQCGKSFCQKGTLTVHQRTHTGEKPYECTECGKTFYQKLHLIQHQRTHSGEKPYECSYCGKSFCQKTHLTQHQRTHSGERPYVCHDCGKTFSQKSALNDHQKIHTGVKLYKCNECGKCFCRKSTLTTHQRTHTGEKPYECNECGKFFSRLSYLTVHYRTHSGEKPYECNECGKTFYLNSALMRHQRVHTGEKPYECNECGKLFSQLSYLTIHHRTHSGVKPYECNECGKTFYQNSALCRHRRIHKGEKPYECYICGKFFSQMSYLTIHHRIHSGEKPYECTECGKTFCQNSALNRHQRTHTGEKAYECYECGKFFSQMSYLTIHHRIHSGEKPFECNECGKAFSRMSYLTVHYRTHSGEKPYECNECGKKFYHKSAFNSHQRIHRRGNMNVLDVGRLL from the exons ATGAAGACATTTACGTCGCTCACTAACTGGACGGCGCGGAGACTTCTGGGAAATAGAGTCTTGGTACTTGTTTCGCTCTCCGGTCGggctttggcaggcggacttccgGCGTCCTCCTGCGCAG GTCCGCCTCCACTGTCACAGTCCTGCACGTTGTTCCAAGAGCAGCGGAAAATGAATCAGCCCCTG GGGCCAGTGTCATTCAAGGACGTGGCTGTGGACTTCACCCAGGATGAGTGGCAGCAGTTGGACCCTGAGCAGAAGACAACCTACAGggatgtgatgctggagaactaCAGCCACCTCGTTTCTGTGG GGTGTCACATTATCAAACCGGAAGTTATCACCAAGttggagaaaggagaagagcCATGGATAGTGGGAGGAGAATTCCTACTTCAGAGTTACCCAG AAGAAGACTGGGAAGCCCATGATCTGATAGAGGGAGCCCAGGAAAATGAAGACAAACATTCAAGGCAAACCGAATCTGTCAACAACAAAACCCTGATTGAAGAGAGAGGTAATGTTTTTGGTAAGACTTTTAATGTGGAAACAAACCCTGTTCCTTCAAGAAAAATATCCTGTAAATGTGACTCATgtggaaaaagtttaaaatctacTTCAGAATATATTAGTAGTGATGGAAGCTATGCAAGAATGAAGCCGGATGAATGTAGTGCATGTGGGAAATCTCTTCTCCATGTTAAGCTTGAAAAAACCCATCTAGGAGATAAACCTTATGAATTTAATCAAAATAGGGAGGCTTATGCTCTAAATGAAGGAAGTATTTATCAGAACATTCATATTTTAGAGAAACCCTTTGAATATATGGAATATCAGAAAGCCTTTCAAAAGGGTACAGTGTTTGTTAATCATATGGAGGAGAAGCCCTACAAGTGGAACGAATCTGAAATAGCCTTTCTCCAAATGTCAAACCTCAGTGTGCACCAGAGAGCTCATATGGAAGTGAAGCCCTATGAATGCAATGCATGTGGGAAGTCCTTCTGTAAAAAGTCAAAATTTATTATACACCAGAGGactcatacaggagagaaaccttatgaatgtaacCAATGTGGGAAATCCTTCTGCCAGAAGGGAACCCTCACTGTACATCAGCGAACACACACAGGGGAGAAGCCCTATGAATGTACTGAATGTGGGAAAACTTTCTACCAGAAGTTACACCTCATTCAACATCAGAGAACTCACTCAggagagaagccctatgaatGTAGTTATTGTGGAAAATCATTTTGCCAGAAGACACATCTCACACAACACCAGAGAACACATTCAGGAGAGAGACCCTATGTTTGTCATGACTGTGGAAAAACCTTCTCCCAGAAGTCAGCACTTAATGACCATCAGAAAATTCACACAGGCGTGAAACTCTATAAGTGCAACGAGTGTGGGAAATGTTTCTGCCGCAAGTCTACTCTGACTACACACCAGAGgacacacacaggagagaaaccctacgagtgcaatgaatgtgggaaattctTCTCTCGGTTGTCATATCTCACTGTACATTACAGAACTCATTCAggagagaagccctatgaatGTAACGAATGCGGGAAAACCTTCTACCTGAACTCAGCCCTCATGAGACATCAGAGAGtccacacaggagagaagccctatgaatgtaatgaatgtggaaagTTATTCTCCCAGTTGTCATACCTCACTATACATCATAGAACTCACTCAGGCgtgaaaccctatgaatgtaacgAATGTGGGAAGACCTTCTACCAGAATTCAGCCCTTTGTAGACATCGGAGAATACATAAAGGAGAGAAGCCTTATGAATGTTACATATGTGGGAAGTTCTTCTCTCAGATGTCATACCTCACTATACATCACAGAATTCATTCAggagagaagccctatgaatgtactgaatgtgggaaaaccttcTGCCAAAATTCAGCTCTTAATAGACATCAGAGaacacacacaggagagaaagcctATGAGTGTTATGAATGTGGGAAGTTCTTCTCTCAGATGTCATATCTCACTATCCATCATCGAATTCATTCAGGAGAGAAACCTTTTGAATGTAacgaatgtgggaaagccttctctCGGATGTCATACCTTACAGTACATTATAGAACTCATTCAGGAGAGAAGCCCTACGAATGTAACGAATGTGGGAAAAAATTCTACCACAAATCAGCCTTCAATAGCCATCAAAGAATTCACAGGAGAGGGAATATGAACGTACTTGACGTGGGAAGGCTTCTTTGA